Proteins found in one Flavobacterium channae genomic segment:
- a CDS encoding VapE domain-containing protein, producing MITIFKNFNEVIEHKTIPEILHEIKTGKYRPGITYLRKSLAENKLEAYEKAKKSLPAFTPSGKFVGGRKMEFLEAYSNFIILDIDKLSQTDLQNAKHKANQSEYTYASFISPSGNGLKILVKVNTTKEDHKETFLAIQKHYETLLNHEIDKSGKDITRLCFYSFDDNLYHNEAAKTFVTGEQNEMLSSRAESRGEMRLSATNSNQSSHTEPVEVRQTDNQQPTTENSEAVYNHCVRFTEKKVQYVTGSRNVFVHQLACNLNRKGISLNEALSFILTDFGYDEKEVTQTVHSAYGNIHEFGKDEYFEKNRNTKSKSKNAVIPSYAEETPSKKANIDEIDDDKPKPTQIDRLELFLSTRYVFRHNMVSGKLEFQYFGKKKWHVMNDFIENSMLRECLKGRIKTNLSSLRNLLYSDFCELYNPFEDYFYNLPSYDEKTDYILELANTITTTKQELWQECFKKWMVAMVGCVLDDKVINHTVIVFSGKQGLGKTTWVEKLVPRKLKEYLFSGTINPNNKDTLVQLSECMLINLDELENLNRSEIGSLKEIITKTQIRMRKAYGHNNETMPRRASFAGSVNTAQFLNDSTGSRRFLCFEVENIQYQHEINIDNVLSQALYLFKTGFRHWFDQEEIKNITENNEQYQLRSPEEELLLTWFEPCDREKANAFLNASQIAAKLAERAKITINDGTINKIGKALKKHNFTRLMRKGSPVYAVKEFTYEEVDQTNRQSEI from the coding sequence ATGATAACAATCTTCAAAAACTTCAACGAAGTAATAGAACACAAAACAATTCCCGAAATCCTGCACGAAATCAAAACAGGAAAGTACAGACCAGGGATAACCTATTTGCGTAAATCATTAGCCGAAAACAAACTAGAAGCCTATGAAAAAGCCAAAAAATCATTACCTGCATTCACACCTTCAGGAAAATTTGTAGGTGGAAGAAAAATGGAATTTTTGGAAGCATACTCCAATTTCATAATCCTAGACATCGATAAATTAAGTCAAACCGATTTACAAAACGCAAAACATAAAGCCAATCAATCTGAATACACCTATGCAAGTTTCATAAGTCCATCAGGCAATGGATTAAAGATTTTAGTAAAAGTAAACACCACAAAAGAAGACCATAAAGAAACCTTTTTAGCCATCCAAAAACACTATGAAACCCTATTAAACCATGAAATAGACAAATCCGGAAAAGACATAACCCGACTATGTTTCTACTCATTCGACGATAACCTCTATCATAACGAAGCTGCAAAGACATTTGTCACAGGAGAGCAAAATGAAATGCTGTCATCCCGAGCGGAGTCGAGGGGCGAGATGCGTTTGAGTGCAACAAACTCAAATCAATCTAGTCACACTGAGCCTGTCGAAGTGCGACAAACCGACAACCAACAACCGACAACGGAAAACAGCGAAGCTGTTTATAACCACTGCGTTCGTTTCACCGAAAAAAAAGTGCAATACGTGACAGGTAGCCGAAATGTATTCGTACACCAACTCGCGTGCAACCTAAACCGAAAAGGCATTTCATTAAACGAAGCACTAAGCTTCATACTAACAGACTTTGGCTATGACGAAAAAGAAGTAACACAAACAGTACACAGCGCCTACGGAAACATTCACGAATTTGGAAAAGATGAATACTTTGAAAAGAACAGAAACACTAAAAGTAAATCAAAAAACGCTGTCATTCCGAGCTATGCCGAGGAAACTCCTTCCAAGAAGGCTAACATCGATGAAATCGATGATGACAAACCAAAACCAACCCAAATCGACCGATTAGAATTATTCCTATCCACAAGATATGTATTTCGGCACAACATGGTTTCAGGCAAGTTAGAGTTTCAATATTTCGGTAAAAAGAAATGGCATGTAATGAACGACTTTATAGAAAACTCAATGCTTCGCGAATGTTTAAAAGGAAGAATCAAAACAAACCTTTCTTCTTTGCGAAACCTATTGTATTCCGATTTCTGTGAATTATACAATCCATTCGAAGATTACTTTTACAATCTACCATCGTATGATGAAAAAACAGACTATATTTTAGAATTAGCAAACACGATAACCACTACAAAACAAGAACTTTGGCAAGAGTGTTTTAAAAAATGGATGGTAGCAATGGTCGGTTGTGTATTGGATGACAAAGTAATCAATCACACGGTAATTGTATTCAGTGGAAAACAAGGATTAGGAAAAACCACTTGGGTAGAAAAGCTAGTCCCTAGAAAATTAAAAGAGTATTTGTTCTCAGGAACCATAAACCCAAACAACAAAGACACTTTAGTACAGCTATCAGAATGTATGTTGATTAACCTGGACGAATTAGAAAATCTAAACCGTTCCGAAATTGGTAGCTTAAAAGAAATCATCACAAAGACACAAATCAGAATGAGAAAAGCCTACGGACACAACAACGAAACTATGCCAAGACGCGCATCATTTGCCGGAAGTGTCAACACAGCGCAATTCTTAAACGACAGTACAGGAAGCAGACGATTCCTTTGTTTTGAAGTGGAAAACATCCAATACCAACACGAAATCAATATTGACAATGTATTATCCCAAGCCTTGTATTTATTTAAAACAGGATTCAGACATTGGTTCGACCAAGAAGAAATCAAAAACATCACAGAAAACAACGAACAATACCAACTACGAAGCCCAGAAGAAGAATTGCTTTTAACATGGTTTGAACCTTGCGATAGAGAAAAGGCAAATGCATTTTTAAATGCTTCACAAATAGCAGCTAAACTAGCAGAAAGAGCAAAAATCACTATTAACGACGGAACAATAAACAAAATCGGAAAAGCTTTAAAAAAGCACAATTTCACAAGACTAATGCGAAAAGGAAGTCCAGTCTACGCAGTAAAAGAATTTACCTACGAAGAAGTAGATCAAACCAACCGACAATCCGAAATCTAA
- a CDS encoding helix-turn-helix domain-containing protein gives MEAIILTKDQYNDLMAKLDAIQSQLNTKPDPKKETFLDNQEFIMLMKISKRTAQTWRDEGKISFSQVGSKIYYKLSDVEKLLQEHYNKSFKGK, from the coding sequence ATGGAAGCAATTATTTTAACAAAAGACCAGTACAATGACTTAATGGCAAAATTAGATGCAATTCAAAGCCAACTAAACACCAAGCCAGACCCAAAGAAAGAAACCTTCTTAGACAATCAAGAGTTCATCATGCTGATGAAAATCTCCAAACGCACAGCACAAACCTGGAGAGATGAAGGTAAAATCTCATTCAGTCAAGTAGGAAGCAAAATCTACTACAAACTTTCTGACGTTGAAAAACTACTACAAGAACACTACAACAAATCATTCAAAGGAAAATAG
- a CDS encoding site-specific integrase — protein MASIKLILRTNQKDQTGKSPLYIRIIKDRKTKFITAGLKLKESDWDEAKQRVKKSYPNSARMNAALAQKIADAEGQIADMERKVKTVSIKKLKEAIKGKEVPNFFEYSRKHCERIRNNVSISTYKNYHAYLDKFEKWVGTKEVYFDDITVSLLMDYMSYLSNELKNGNTTQRYSIMILAIMFKEAIKEDLIPEYMYPFSKLKLKKDPSRRQFLKKEQFEAIINYKLDEKSKASVYRDMFIFSIFAGGLRFSDVLEFQVKHFNEEERRIQKVIRKTGRMHQFKIGQLALDIINKYKKENAEQDDFIFPVITNKELYLKNDEYRYTFIESANKAANFQLQRIAKKLEIPVKVTFHISRHTFATNALNNGMRIEHVSKLMDHRDISTTQVYAKIISEELDKAVDNYIY, from the coding sequence ATGGCATCCATTAAATTAATACTACGCACCAATCAGAAAGATCAAACAGGTAAAAGCCCTTTGTACATTAGAATTATAAAAGATAGAAAAACGAAATTTATCACTGCCGGACTCAAACTCAAAGAAAGTGATTGGGATGAAGCAAAGCAGAGAGTAAAGAAAAGCTATCCTAATAGCGCGCGAATGAATGCTGCACTTGCTCAAAAAATTGCCGATGCTGAAGGACAAATTGCCGACATGGAGCGTAAAGTAAAAACCGTTTCCATTAAAAAACTAAAGGAAGCCATAAAAGGAAAAGAAGTACCAAATTTCTTCGAGTATTCAAGAAAGCATTGTGAACGAATCAGAAACAACGTTTCCATTTCAACCTATAAAAATTACCATGCCTATTTAGATAAGTTCGAAAAATGGGTAGGAACCAAGGAGGTTTATTTTGATGACATTACAGTTTCATTATTAATGGACTATATGAGTTATCTAAGCAACGAACTAAAAAACGGAAATACAACACAACGTTATTCGATTATGATTTTGGCGATTATGTTTAAAGAAGCTATCAAAGAAGACTTAATTCCTGAATACATGTATCCGTTTAGTAAGTTGAAATTAAAGAAAGACCCAAGCAGAAGACAGTTTTTAAAGAAAGAGCAATTCGAAGCGATTATCAATTATAAACTAGATGAAAAATCAAAAGCGAGTGTATATCGCGATATGTTTATCTTTTCAATTTTCGCTGGAGGATTACGATTCAGTGATGTATTAGAATTTCAAGTAAAACACTTCAATGAAGAAGAAAGAAGAATACAAAAAGTAATTCGCAAAACAGGAAGAATGCATCAGTTTAAAATAGGGCAGTTAGCATTGGACATCATCAACAAATACAAAAAGGAAAATGCAGAACAAGATGACTTTATATTCCCTGTAATCACAAATAAAGAGCTGTATTTAAAGAATGATGAATACCGTTATACTTTTATTGAAAGTGCCAATAAAGCAGCTAATTTTCAATTACAGCGCATAGCAAAGAAATTAGAAATTCCAGTAAAAGTAACATTTCACATAAGCCGCCATACCTTTGCAACCAATGCTTTAAATAACGGAATGAGAATTGAGCACGTTTCAAAACTAATGGACCACCGCGATATTAGCACAACCCAGGTATATGCTAAAATCATTTCAGAAGAATTAGACAAAGCGGTTGACAACTACATCTACTAA
- a CDS encoding cation transporter gives MNKTIFEITKMDCPSEENLIRMKLDGIPSIANLDFDIPNRKLTVFHSGETDQIEKSVIELNLGGKKISTAQTDQTEFNENANQKKLLWTVLGINFAFFLIEMTTGIISKSMGLVADSLDMLADSFVYGISLFAVGGTVIKKKRIAKLAGYFQITLAIIGFVEVLRRFFRDEKLPNFSTMIIVSIFALIANGICLYILQKSKSKEDAHMKASMIFTSNDVIINLGVITAGLLVNWLSSSKPDLIIGTIVFVLVIQGAFRILKLSK, from the coding sequence ATGAATAAAACAATATTTGAGATTACTAAAATGGACTGTCCTTCAGAGGAAAATCTAATCCGAATGAAATTGGACGGAATTCCAAGTATTGCGAATTTGGACTTTGACATTCCCAACCGAAAACTGACCGTTTTTCACAGCGGAGAAACTGACCAAATCGAAAAATCAGTTATCGAACTGAATTTAGGCGGAAAGAAAATCTCGACTGCACAAACTGACCAAACGGAATTTAATGAAAATGCAAATCAAAAAAAATTACTTTGGACTGTCCTCGGAATAAATTTCGCATTTTTCCTAATCGAAATGACAACAGGAATAATCTCAAAGTCAATGGGTTTGGTCGCAGACAGTTTAGATATGCTTGCAGATAGTTTTGTTTATGGAATTAGTTTGTTTGCGGTTGGCGGAACAGTAATAAAGAAAAAACGGATTGCCAAACTTGCTGGATATTTTCAAATAACACTTGCAATTATTGGATTTGTAGAAGTTTTAAGGAGATTTTTCAGAGACGAGAAACTACCCAACTTTTCGACAATGATTATTGTTTCGATTTTTGCACTTATTGCAAACGGAATTTGCCTTTACATTTTACAAAAGTCAAAAAGTAAGGAAGATGCTCATATGAAAGCAAGTATGATTTTCACTTCAAACGATGTGATTATCAATTTAGGAGTAATTACAGCAGGACTTTTGGTAAATTGGTTGAGTTCAAGCAAACCTGATTTGATTATCGGAACAATCGTTTTTGTTTTGGTAATTCAAGGAGCTTTTAGAATTTTAAAATTAAGTAAATAA
- a CDS encoding SIMPL domain-containing protein: protein MKKIFLVLTLVTATMYAQEVKQVPQISVSGEGKIKVVPDEAIITVAVENTGKESAEVKKSNDEVVDKVLKLIKQKGIPTSDYQTQRVNLYKNYDYNTKKYNYVANQTISIHLKDLSKYDKLMMDLVDSGINAIQGVEFKSSKIKDYESQARKKAMLDAKQKAEDYVSVLAGQKVGKALVISDNSFTNYPRPVYAEMKTRAMDGASMPKETLAIGEIEIVSNVTVSFVLE from the coding sequence ATGAAAAAAATATTTTTAGTATTAACGTTAGTTACAGCAACAATGTATGCACAAGAAGTAAAACAAGTACCACAAATTAGTGTTTCGGGAGAAGGAAAAATAAAAGTTGTTCCAGATGAAGCTATAATTACAGTTGCGGTAGAAAATACAGGTAAAGAATCCGCTGAAGTTAAAAAGAGCAACGATGAAGTTGTGGATAAAGTTTTAAAATTGATAAAACAAAAAGGAATTCCTACTTCAGACTATCAAACCCAACGAGTTAATTTGTATAAAAATTACGATTACAATACAAAAAAATACAACTATGTTGCCAATCAGACAATCTCAATTCATTTAAAAGATTTGTCAAAATATGATAAGTTGATGATGGATTTAGTAGATAGCGGTATTAATGCAATTCAGGGTGTAGAATTTAAATCGTCTAAGATTAAAGATTACGAAAGCCAAGCTCGTAAGAAAGCGATGTTAGATGCCAAACAAAAAGCGGAAGATTATGTCTCTGTTTTAGCAGGTCAAAAAGTAGGGAAGGCGTTAGTTATTTCAGATAATTCGTTTACCAATTATCCAAGACCGGTTTATGCAGAAATGAAAACTAGAGCAATGGATGGAGCTTCAATGCCAAAAGAAACATTAGCGATTGGAGAAATTGAAATAGTTTCAAATGTTACCGTTTCGTTTGTTTTAGAATAA
- a CDS encoding rhomboid family intramembrane serine protease — translation MNIILLSLIVINVLVSYKAINDTYFFRKYEFHIGSIKSGEQLRIITSGFLHVDFQHLLFNMLTLYFFAPYVIYNLNVLYFLYIYFGSLIAGNLLTFYFHKNEYSYRAVGASGAVTGVIFSAILLEPNLYMYGFIPGYVFGFAYMLFSIYGMKAKRDNIGHVAHFGGAIGGYIITLSKIPQLITTEPVTVGALLIPIVVLFFLQKMNKL, via the coding sequence ATGAACATTATTTTGTTATCACTAATCGTTATAAATGTGTTAGTTAGCTATAAAGCCATAAATGATACTTATTTTTTTAGAAAATATGAATTTCACATTGGTAGTATCAAATCAGGCGAACAGTTACGTATAATTACTTCAGGTTTTTTACATGTTGATTTTCAGCATTTGCTTTTTAACATGCTAACGCTTTATTTTTTTGCGCCTTATGTAATTTACAATTTGAATGTACTTTATTTCCTTTACATTTATTTTGGAAGTTTAATTGCTGGAAATTTGCTTACTTTTTATTTTCATAAAAATGAATATTCATATCGTGCCGTAGGAGCATCTGGAGCTGTAACTGGTGTTATTTTTAGTGCAATTTTATTAGAACCTAATTTGTACATGTATGGTTTTATTCCAGGTTATGTTTTCGGATTTGCTTATATGCTATTTTCCATCTATGGAATGAAAGCTAAACGGGATAATATTGGTCATGTGGCGCATTTTGGTGGAGCAATAGGTGGTTATATAATTACGTTGTCAAAAATTCCTCAATTGATAACTACAGAACCTGTAACTGTTGGAGCTTTATTAATTCCTATAGTAGTGTTATTTTTTCTTCAAAAAATGAATAAATTATAA
- a CDS encoding lysophospholipid acyltransferase family protein — MQLLLFILIYPILWIISILPFPVFYLFSDFVCFLTYRVIGYRKKVVRNNIKLALPHLSDKERLAIERKFYSHMCDMFLEMIKTITISKKEMQKRFVFKNIELFHEYEKKNKSIVLFYAHYASWEWSIALGTHISFKGFGIYKKIRNPYFNKLVKDIRSHFDAVLIDTKSTTKTVTENQQNGILGVYGFISDQTPAKQRAKHWDSFMGYEVPIHTGGESLARNLDMNVLYMKVSKVKRGYYEATFIPITDNIKTEPEFAVSSKFIKEVEKQIYEAPEFYFWTHKRWKHIKEKAQ; from the coding sequence ATGCAATTATTATTATTCATACTTATCTATCCAATTCTTTGGATAATATCTATACTTCCCTTCCCTGTTTTTTATCTGTTTTCAGATTTTGTTTGTTTTCTGACTTATCGTGTTATTGGATACCGAAAAAAAGTAGTAAGAAACAATATCAAACTTGCATTACCGCATTTATCTGATAAAGAACGTTTAGCAATTGAAAGAAAATTTTATAGTCATATGTGTGACATGTTTTTAGAAATGATTAAAACAATAACCATTTCTAAAAAAGAGATGCAAAAACGCTTTGTTTTCAAAAATATCGAACTGTTTCATGAATATGAAAAGAAAAACAAAAGTATTGTACTATTCTATGCACATTATGCAAGTTGGGAATGGTCTATAGCATTAGGAACTCACATTAGTTTTAAAGGATTTGGTATTTATAAAAAAATCAGAAACCCTTATTTTAACAAGTTAGTAAAAGACATTCGTTCTCATTTTGATGCTGTTTTAATCGATACAAAATCTACCACTAAAACGGTAACTGAAAATCAACAAAATGGAATACTTGGCGTTTATGGATTTATTAGTGATCAAACACCTGCTAAACAAAGAGCTAAACATTGGGATAGTTTTATGGGATATGAAGTTCCAATACATACGGGAGGAGAAAGTTTAGCAAGAAACTTAGACATGAATGTTCTTTATATGAAAGTGAGTAAGGTGAAACGAGGTTATTATGAAGCTACGTTCATTCCGATTACAGATAATATAAAAACAGAACCCGAATTTGCAGTTTCGAGTAAGTTCATTAAAGAAGTTGAAAAACAAATATATGAAGCTCCAGAATTTTACTTTTGGACGCATAAAAGATGGAAACATATAAAAGAAAAAGCTCAGTAA
- a CDS encoding aminotransferase class V-fold PLP-dependent enzyme, protein MSTTTTKTQLECYFEEFRKEIIGINQTFQSPFGEKNIIYTDWTASGRLYRPIEEKIMNEFGPFVANTHTETSVTGTAMTMAYHEARHIIKHHVNASESDILITDGTGMTGVVNKFQRILGLRIPENLKEFTAIPNEVKPIVFISHMEHHSNQTSWLETIADVVVIPADEDGLFCMKEFKELLEQYKDRSFKIASITSCSNVTGIKTPYHEVAKLMHQHNGVCFVDFACSGPYVNINMHPEDAESYLDAIFFSPHKFLGGPGTSGVLIFNKNLYKNNVPDCPGGGTVSWTNPWGGHKYIDNIEDREDGGTPGFLQVMKTALAIQLKEKMGVQNILDREHEIVDYIFETLDNIDNLHILANQHKDRLGVISFYIDDLHYNLGVKLLNDKFGIQTRGGCSCAGTYGHYLLHVDQETSNDLVCKISSGDLIQKPGWIRMSIHPTTTTEEIEFVCEKIKELAANHKEWGVDYEYNPKTNEFVHKDAKTGIKEMVHNWFHI, encoded by the coding sequence ATGTCGACTACAACAACAAAAACCCAATTAGAATGTTATTTTGAAGAGTTTAGAAAGGAAATAATTGGAATTAATCAAACTTTTCAATCGCCTTTTGGTGAAAAAAATATTATCTACACCGATTGGACTGCAAGCGGAAGATTGTACCGTCCGATTGAAGAAAAAATAATGAATGAGTTCGGACCATTTGTAGCAAATACGCATACTGAGACTTCAGTTACAGGAACAGCTATGACAATGGCTTATCATGAAGCGCGTCATATCATTAAACATCATGTTAATGCATCTGAATCGGATATTTTGATCACTGATGGAACTGGAATGACAGGTGTTGTAAACAAATTTCAACGTATTTTAGGATTACGTATTCCTGAAAATTTAAAAGAGTTTACAGCTATTCCAAATGAAGTAAAACCAATTGTTTTTATTTCGCATATGGAGCATCATTCTAATCAAACTTCTTGGTTAGAAACTATTGCTGATGTTGTGGTAATTCCTGCTGATGAAGACGGCTTGTTTTGTATGAAGGAATTTAAAGAATTATTAGAACAATATAAAGATAGAAGTTTTAAGATTGCTTCGATTACATCATGTTCAAATGTAACAGGAATCAAGACGCCATATCATGAAGTTGCTAAATTAATGCACCAACATAATGGGGTTTGTTTTGTTGATTTTGCTTGCTCAGGACCTTATGTAAATATAAACATGCATCCAGAAGATGCAGAAAGTTATTTAGATGCTATTTTCTTTTCGCCGCATAAATTTTTGGGCGGACCTGGAACTTCTGGAGTTTTGATTTTTAATAAAAACTTATACAAAAATAATGTACCAGATTGTCCGGGTGGAGGAACGGTGAGTTGGACAAATCCTTGGGGCGGACATAAATATATTGATAATATTGAAGATAGAGAAGATGGTGGAACTCCAGGATTCTTGCAAGTAATGAAAACCGCTTTAGCGATTCAGTTGAAAGAAAAAATGGGAGTTCAGAACATTTTGGATCGCGAACATGAGATTGTAGATTATATTTTCGAAACACTTGATAATATTGATAATTTACACATACTAGCCAATCAGCATAAAGATCGTTTGGGAGTAATTTCGTTTTATATAGATGATTTGCATTACAACTTAGGTGTAAAATTATTGAACGATAAATTTGGAATTCAAACTCGTGGCGGATGCAGTTGTGCTGGTACTTACGGACATTATTTATTACACGTAGATCAGGAAACATCAAACGATTTGGTTTGTAAAATTTCTTCAGGCGATTTAATTCAAAAACCAGGATGGATTAGAATGTCGATACATCCTACAACGACTACTGAAGAAATTGAATTTGTTTGCGAAAAGATTAAAGAATTAGCGGCAAATCATAAAGAATGGGGAGTTGATTATGAATACAATCCTAAGACTAATGAGTTTGTTCATAAAGATGCTAAAACAGGAATAAAGGAAATGGTTCACAATTGGTTCCATATTTAA
- a CDS encoding hydrolase produces the protein MKNVILYALIFSLLFNIFQYVNSTKILDAKDKEVLKVKDHLKISRDSVASLANANYFSLESDEDAQEYFYSNNLDYKKVAVKVKEDLLTLNENKKGNPLVPYEPIDGIPFLINTSKILNHRWIIAEFSCGDLWGQVLIKYFVSEGKPTDFETVETVLYERQKQE, from the coding sequence ATGAAGAACGTAATTTTGTATGCTTTAATCTTTTCGTTATTATTTAACATTTTCCAATATGTGAATTCTACTAAAATATTGGATGCAAAAGATAAAGAAGTTTTAAAAGTAAAAGACCATCTTAAAATTTCTAGAGATTCTGTCGCAAGCTTAGCTAATGCAAATTATTTTTCTTTAGAAAGTGACGAAGATGCGCAAGAATATTTTTATTCTAACAATTTAGATTATAAAAAAGTAGCGGTAAAAGTAAAAGAAGATCTTTTAACGTTAAACGAAAATAAAAAGGGAAACCCATTAGTTCCTTACGAACCTATTGATGGAATTCCTTTCCTAATTAATACTTCAAAAATTTTAAATCATCGTTGGATTATTGCAGAATTTTCATGTGGCGATTTATGGGGACAAGTATTAATAAAATATTTTGTTTCAGAAGGGAAACCAACTGATTTTGAAACTGTAGAAACGGTTTTATACGAAAGACAAAAGCAAGAGTAA
- a CDS encoding MBL fold metallo-hydrolase, translating into MKIYFLGTGTSQGIPVIGSHHSVCLSTDKRDTRLRVSVWIETEQNSIVIDCGPDFRQQMLNSKCPKIDALLFTHEHADHTAGLDDIRPFFFKQGAIPIYAHERVLKNLERRFDYIFETENKYPGAPSIIENEVVNNQSFKINNEEIIPVNAFHGNLQVFGYRIQDFVYLTDVKTMEASEIEKIKNCNILVVNCLREEPHATHFNLEEVLHFISLVRPKTTYLTHISHLFGFHEEIERKLPSNVHVAFDNLEINI; encoded by the coding sequence GTGAAAATTTATTTTTTAGGAACCGGTACCTCGCAAGGAATTCCAGTAATTGGAAGTCATCATTCTGTATGCTTAAGTACTGATAAACGCGATACTCGCTTGCGTGTTTCTGTTTGGATAGAAACAGAGCAGAATTCTATTGTAATAGATTGTGGTCCCGATTTTAGACAACAAATGTTGAACTCTAAATGTCCTAAAATAGATGCGTTATTATTTACACACGAACATGCAGATCATACTGCTGGTTTAGACGATATTCGACCATTTTTTTTTAAACAAGGCGCTATTCCTATTTATGCGCATGAGCGAGTGTTGAAAAATTTAGAAAGAAGATTTGATTATATTTTTGAAACTGAGAATAAATATCCTGGTGCACCATCGATAATTGAAAACGAAGTTGTAAACAATCAATCTTTTAAAATAAACAATGAAGAGATAATTCCTGTTAATGCTTTCCACGGAAATTTGCAGGTTTTTGGATACCGTATTCAAGATTTTGTGTATTTGACTGATGTAAAGACAATGGAAGCTTCTGAAATTGAAAAAATAAAGAATTGTAACATTTTAGTGGTAAATTGTTTGCGAGAAGAGCCACATGCAACACATTTTAATTTAGAAGAAGTTTTACATTTCATATCTTTGGTGCGACCAAAGACGACATATTTAACGCACATCAGTCATTTATTTGGATTTCATGAAGAAATTGAAAGAAAATTACCAAGTAATGTGCATGTAGCTTTTGATAACCTTGAAATAAATATTTAA